GGAGATAGAAATGCCCGTCAAAGTAAGAATTCCAACCCCTTTGATGAAACTCACCAATAATCTGAGCGAAGTGGACGCCGAAGGCAACGCAATTTCAGATATTCTGAACAACCTGGAAACCCAGTTTCCCGGCATCAAAGAACGGATTTGCGAAGAGAACGGAACCCCGCGTCGCTTCATCAACATCTACCTCAACGAGGAAGACATTCGTTTTCTTGAAGCGGAAAAAACCGCCGTTAAAGACGGCGATGAAATTTCAATCATCCCGGCGATTGCGGGCGGGGTTCAGTAATGGATTTTACCGATGAACAGATAGAACGTTACAGCCGCCACATCATCCTTCCCGAAGTGGGAGGCGTTGGGCAAATGAAAATGCTCGACGCTCGCGTTTTGTTGATCGGCGCTGGCGGTCTGGGTTCCCCTGCGGCTTATTATCTGGCCGCCGCCGGGATCGGTAACATGGGCCTGGTGGATTTCGACGTGGTGGATTCTTCCAACCTGCAACGCCAGATCATCCACTCCACCGAACGGGTGGGAATGCTCAAAACCGAATCGGCAAAAAAAACCATTGAAGCGCTGAACCCGGATGTCAAAGTCACTCTCTTCAACGAACGCCTGACTTCTGAAAACATCATGCGCATCTTTGAAGGCTTCGACTACATCCTCGACGGCACCGACAATTTCGCGACGCGCTACCTCATCAACGACGCCTGCGTCATGATGAACAAGACCAATATTCACGGCAGTATTTTTCGCTTTGAAGGTCAGGCCACCGTGTTCAAGCCCAAAGAGGGGCCTTGCTACCGTTGCCTGTACCCCGAACCTCCGCCTCCGGGACTGGTTCCCAATTGTCAGGAAGGCGGCGTGCTGGGCGCGCTTGCAGGCGTGATTGGTAATCTGCAAGCGGTGGAGACCCTGAAACTGGTGCTGGGTATTGGCAAGCCTTTGATCGGCACGCTTTTGCTCTACGATGCCTTGAACACCGAGTTTCGCCGTCTCAAGCTCAAAAAAGATCCAAATTGTCCCATGTGCGGGGATTCCCCGAGCATTAAGGAATTGATTGATTACGAAGAATTTTGCGGTTTATCCAGGTAATTGAGACTAGCGACTCAAAAAATATTTTCTACTGACTCACAACCTTTGGAACTTCATTGAATCTAAAAGAGACTATGTCCAGAGTAAAAGTGAACGCATCCATACCCGAAGAAGTGCAGGTTCCGGCCTGTCCCTTGATTACGGACGAAAGCATTCTCAAGCAGATCGGCAACACGCCCCTGCTGAAAATGCAGAACGTAGGCCGGGAATATCCCGACGTTGAGATTTACGCGAAAGCAGAGTGGAGAAACGCCGGCGGTTCGGTCAAATCCCGCCCTGCCCTGCAAATGATCCTCGACGGCGAGAAATCCGGCAAGCTCAAGCCAGGAAAAATCATCCTCGATTCCACTTCCGGCAATACCGGCATCGCTTACGCGCTCATCGGCAAGCTCAAGGGCTACAAGGTCAAACTGGTCATGGCCGCGAATGTCTGTAAAGAACGCAAAGGCCTGATGGCGGATTTTTACGGCGCAGAGATCGTCCAATCCAGCCCATTCGAAGGTTCCGACGGCGCCATTCGACTGGCTAAAAAATTGAACGAAGAGAACCCGGAGTTGTATTTCATGCCGGACCAGTACAATAATGATTCCAACTGGAAAGCGCATTATTTCGGCACCGCTGAAGAGATCTGGAAACAGACCGAAGGCCGCGTCACGCATTTCACGGCGGGCATCGGCACCGGCGGCACGATCATGGGAAACACGCGACGCCTGCGCGAATTGAACCCGAATATCAAATGTTACGCGATGGAACCCGCTGAAGAATTACACGGCATCGAAGGCCTGAAACACATGGCCTCCTCCATCGTACCTGGCATTTACAAGGAAGAAGAACTCGACGGCAAACTCTCCGTCGCCACGGAAGACGCCTACTCGATGGTCGAAACCCTCGAAAAAGAAGAAGGCATTCTGGTCGGGCATTCCTCTGCGGCGGCGATTGTCGGCGCATTGCAACTGGCCAAGGAAATCAAGAAGGGCGTGATCGTCACGGTCTTTCCTGACAGTTGCGACCGTTGCTACATCAATTTTGGCAAATTCAAGGAATATGCCGAGAATCAACCGCACAGCATCCCCAAGGCCGACGCGTAAAACCCCCGATGCCGCCATTTCAGAAACACCTCTTCATTTGCAATAACCAGCGTAAGGAAGACGACCCGCGAGGCAGTTGCACGAAATGCGGTTCTGAAGATTTACTGGATTTCGCCAAAGGCTGGATTCACGACAACGGATTGAAAGGCAAGGTTCGCGTCAACAAAGCGGGCTGTCTCGACGCCTGTCAATACGGTCCCGCAATGGTGATCTACCCCGACGATGTCTGGTACTCGCCGCAGAATCGTGAGGACATGCAAGCCATTCTCACCGAGCATGTGCAGAACAACCAGCCGGTGGAACGCCTGCGCATCCAGTTCAAGACCCGCGGATCGACCGCCTAGGCTGTATTCGCCTGGATCTGATGCAGTTTGTAAAAAATCCCCTTTTTCTCCAGCAGTTCCCGTCGCGTTCCATACTCGGCAATCTCCCCATCCTTCAACACCAGCGCCTTGTCGACATGTTTGATCGTCGTCAAACGATGCGCAATGATGATGCTGGTGCGACCGCGAATGATTTCCTTCACGGCGGCATGCAACAAGGCTTCCGTCTCTGAATCCACGCTCGACGTGGCTTCATCCAGAATCAGGATACGCGGGTCCACCGCCAGAGCGCGCGCGAAGGACAATAACTGCCGTTGCCCCAGCGACAGGCCCTTCCCCTCTTCGCCGATATCGTGGTTGTATTTCTCGGGAAGCGTTTCTATGAACTCATGCGCGTAGACCGCGCGGGTCAGGGGTTGGATGTCATCCAAGGTCTTATCAGAATTGGAAAGGCGTATATTATCCAGAATATTTCCCGAGAACAAAAACACATCCTGCGGCACCAGCGCCATTTGACGCCTCAATTCGTACTTGTCCAATTCTCCAATGGATTGCCCGTCGAGACGGATTTCTCCGCGCGCGATGTCATAAAAACGGCAGAGCGCATTCACCAGCGTCGATTTGCCCGAACCGGTCGCGCCGACAATCGCCAGACTCTCTCCCGGCTCCAGAGTGAATGAAACATCCTTCAAAACATAGTTGTCTTTCTGGTAGGCGAACCACACCTTGTCGAATTCAACGCGGCCCTTGGGAGACGCAATCGGTTTCGGATTTTCAGGATTGGGAACTTCCTCCGGCGTGTCGAGCAGTTCAAAAATGCGTTCGGAAGAAGTCATCGCCGTCTGGATGATATTGAATTTTTCCGCAAGGTCCCGGATCGGCTCGAAAAACTTCTGCAGGTATTGCAGGAAAGCGATCAATACGCCAAGCTGTATTTCCTCCTGAATGAAACGCCCTCCTCCATACCAGATCGCCAGGCCAATGGCGGCGGAACTGAACACGTCAATGGAAGGCATGAAGACGGCGTTGTAATGCAGGGCGCGTAAATCCTCGCGCAGTTTGTCGCTGTTGGCGCTTGAAAATTTTCCGTAAAATTCCTTCTCCTTGCTGAACAATTGCAAGGCTTCCATTCCCGAAATATTTTCCTCCAGCGCCGTGTTCAGTCGGGTCAGATGCGCCCGGTTCTTTCTCAAGGCGTCGCGCGCCCGCACGCGATAATACTGCGTCGCCATCACCAAAAAAGGAAATACCGCGCACACCACCAACGCCAGACGCCAGTCGAGATACCAGAGTACGCAGAAAATTCCCACCAGCGTGAACAGGTCGTTGAAGACCAGTATCAAACCCGAGGTCAACATTTCGTTGAGGACTTCAACGTCGTTGACGACTCGAGTCACCAGTTTGCCGATGGGCGTCTGGTCAAAATAGCGAAAAGACATGCGATGCAAATGCGCGAAGGCGCGCGTGCGCAAATCCAGCATCACCCGTTGTCCGATCGACTGCATCAGCCAGGTCTGCGCAAACTGGCAGATGAAAGTGAACACCAGCACGCCAAGATAAATCAAAGCCAGCTTGTCCAGACCCTCCAGCTTGCCGACGGAGATATGATCGTCGATAGCGATCTTGGTCAGATAAGGACCCGCCAGGTTCAGCATGGAAACTGCAAACAACATGCTGATGGCTAAAATCGCCAGCCCCGAATAAGGTTTCAGGTAAAGCAGAATCCGGCGAAACAGCGTCCAGTCGAGATAACGCTCCTGAAGATTTTCCTGACGCTCGTCGTTCATTGCAATGCGATTTCCATTTCCATGGCCAGAACCTGGTTATTGTAGGTTTCCGCGTAACGCCCCTTGTTTGCCATGAGAGTATTGAAATCCCCTTTCTCGCTGATGACCCCGCGCTCCATGTAAATGATCTGGTCGGCCCGACGAAGCGCAGGCAAACGATGCGATACCAGAATGAGCGTCGAACCTTCCATTTCTTTTGCGATATTCTCCATGACGCGCGCCTCGGTTTCCACATCCAGACCGGACAATGCGTCGTCCAGAATCAAGACTTCAGGGCGAACCAGCAGGATACGGGCCAGAGCGACGCGCTGTTTCTGTCCGCCGGATAAGGAAACGCCGCGCTCTCCCACCAGCGTTTCCAGTCCGTCGGGGAAACGCTCCAACTCCCCGGCAAGCCCGGCATTGGCGGCGGCGCGATTGATTTCTTCGAGCGTTGCCTGAGGACGACCCAAAGCGATGTTCTCGCGGATCGTCATCGAAAACAGAAACGGTTCCTGCCCTACAAAGCCAACCCAGCGACGCAAGGACTCCAGACTCAGACTATTAAGATCGTGTCCGCCAACCTTCACCGACCCCGACTGCGGATCGTACAAGCGAGGGATCAGCTTCACCAGACTGCTCTTGCCAGAACCAACCGAACCCGTTATCGCCAGCACGCTTCCTTTGGGGATGAGCAGATCGATCTGCCGCAATGCGGGACTCGCAGCGCCGGGATAAGTGAAACTTGCATCGCAAAATTCAATGTCCCCATCCGGGTCGACCGCCGTCGCCGTTGCGGAATCGGCTATTTTGGGTTCCGCCTGAAAAATTTCATGCACCCGTTTCATCGCCGCCCGGCCCTTTTGCGCCAGATTCACCACATAGCCCATTCCCATCATCGGCCAGGACAACATCATTAAATAACCGTTGAAGGCGACAAAATCGCCAAGCGTCATCTCACCCGCAAGCGTCGCCTTGCCTCCGACCCAAAGGGAAATCAGGGCCGCAATACCCAGCGTGAACATATAAGACGGGCTGAACGTTCCATACAACTTGGCGACGTTGAGATTTTTTTCGACGTATTCCTGATTGAGCTTGTTGAATTTTTTCTTCTCCTGCTCTTCCTGCACAAAGGAATGCAAGGTTCGAACGCCCGCTATATTCTCCTGCACCAGCGTCGTTATTTTAGCCAGATGCGTTTGGACAATTTCATGACGCTTGCCGATTTCCCGAATGAATCCAAAAAACAAAAACGATACGATGGGCAGAGGCAATACAACCCACAGAGTCAGCATGGGGTGAATCATCAACATCAATATAAGAGCGGCAACGATCACCACCACGGCGTCTACCAGGATCAAAAGCCCCAGCCCAAAAAAATCCCGCACGGCGCGCAGATCGTTGGTGGCGCGCGACATCAGATCGCCTGTTGAAAAACGCAGGTAAAAGGATTTGTCCAGCTTGAGCAGGTGTTGCAACAGATAGTCGAGGAGATCGCGTTCGATTTTACGCGAGGGACCGAAAAGAAATTTTCGCCAGCCAAAGCGACACACCGCCTGAATGACCGAGACCAGCGCGATCAGCAAAGCCAGCCCGATCATGTCGTCCCGATGCGCCGCTTGCGGGAGGCTGTCGATGACTTCCTTCAACAGCCAGGGAATCGCCAGTCCTGCCGCATCCGTCACCAGAAGCGCAAGGATGCCCCAGGCAAATTCCTTGCGATATTTGAGGAAGAAGGGAAGAAAGAATTTTATGTTATCGAACTTCATTAATTTTCATGAGAGAAAAACCGGCAGAAGTGCGACGGGGAAAGCAGGCGGGGACTTCTATGCAATGTCTTTGGTCAGCACCATCAAAAGGATGCCCATTCCCATACACAACAGGTTTTTAAAACCACCCTGATGTTCTTCATACACCGTTGGCAAAAGATCGCCAATTGAAATAAATAAAAAAGTCCCCGCAGATAGGCCGATGGCGACGCCAAGTGCGTATTCGCTCAACCCATCCAGGATAGAAACCGCAAACAAGGCCCCCACCGGCGTTGCCAGAGAAAAAATCAGCATAGAAACCAGAATGCGGTTTTTAGAATACTCTCCGCCCTTAACCAGCATTCCTCCCAAAGCCAAGGCCGCAGGAAATTTATGCACCGCAACCGCAGTGAAAATGACCAGGCTCAAGTTCATCATTTCGCCCGCGCCAATGGCGATGCCTTCCAGCAAACTGTGGAAGCCAATGCCGAAATACGCCGCCAATCCCACTTTGTGAAAATCGCATTCGCCTTCTTCGCAGGGATGAACCATGATGAATTTTTCCATCAGGAAAATCATTAAAAATCCCAGCATGATGGGGACGCCCAGATTATCTCCAAGAACCGTGGAAATCTCCGGCAACATGTGAAAGAAAACGGCGCCCAGCAAAACGCCCGCGCAAAAACTGATGACCAGGCGAAAGGTCCCCTTGGACAAAATTTTCACGGTGGGAATCCACCCGCCCAGCATGGTGATCGCAAATACAAAAAGAAGAAAAAGATAAAAAGACGCCTGTTCCATTAATTCAAACCGTTTCCTGTTGAGCGCTGTAGATATTAGGCAGGACTGTCACTCTTAAAGTGACGGGAATCATTTGATTTCCCTAGTCCTTTGATTCAATTTGGGATA
This window of the Candidatus Nitrohelix vancouverensis genome carries:
- a CDS encoding MoaD/ThiS family protein produces the protein MPVKVRIPTPLMKLTNNLSEVDAEGNAISDILNNLETQFPGIKERICEENGTPRRFINIYLNEEDIRFLEAEKTAVKDGDEISIIPAIAGGVQ
- the moeB gene encoding molybdopterin-synthase adenylyltransferase MoeB; this translates as MDFTDEQIERYSRHIILPEVGGVGQMKMLDARVLLIGAGGLGSPAAYYLAAAGIGNMGLVDFDVVDSSNLQRQIIHSTERVGMLKTESAKKTIEALNPDVKVTLFNERLTSENIMRIFEGFDYILDGTDNFATRYLINDACVMMNKTNIHGSIFRFEGQATVFKPKEGPCYRCLYPEPPPPGLVPNCQEGGVLGALAGVIGNLQAVETLKLVLGIGKPLIGTLLLYDALNTEFRRLKLKKDPNCPMCGDSPSIKELIDYEEFCGLSR
- a CDS encoding cysteine synthase family protein, which translates into the protein MNASIPEEVQVPACPLITDESILKQIGNTPLLKMQNVGREYPDVEIYAKAEWRNAGGSVKSRPALQMILDGEKSGKLKPGKIILDSTSGNTGIAYALIGKLKGYKVKLVMAANVCKERKGLMADFYGAEIVQSSPFEGSDGAIRLAKKLNEENPELYFMPDQYNNDSNWKAHYFGTAEEIWKQTEGRVTHFTAGIGTGGTIMGNTRRLRELNPNIKCYAMEPAEELHGIEGLKHMASSIVPGIYKEEELDGKLSVATEDAYSMVETLEKEEGILVGHSSAAAIVGALQLAKEIKKGVIVTVFPDSCDRCYINFGKFKEYAENQPHSIPKADA
- a CDS encoding (2Fe-2S) ferredoxin domain-containing protein — its product is MPPFQKHLFICNNQRKEDDPRGSCTKCGSEDLLDFAKGWIHDNGLKGKVRVNKAGCLDACQYGPAMVIYPDDVWYSPQNREDMQAILTEHVQNNQPVERLRIQFKTRGSTA
- a CDS encoding ABC transporter ATP-binding protein, which produces MNDERQENLQERYLDWTLFRRILLYLKPYSGLAILAISMLFAVSMLNLAGPYLTKIAIDDHISVGKLEGLDKLALIYLGVLVFTFICQFAQTWLMQSIGQRVMLDLRTRAFAHLHRMSFRYFDQTPIGKLVTRVVNDVEVLNEMLTSGLILVFNDLFTLVGIFCVLWYLDWRLALVVCAVFPFLVMATQYYRVRARDALRKNRAHLTRLNTALEENISGMEALQLFSKEKEFYGKFSSANSDKLREDLRALHYNAVFMPSIDVFSSAAIGLAIWYGGGRFIQEEIQLGVLIAFLQYLQKFFEPIRDLAEKFNIIQTAMTSSERIFELLDTPEEVPNPENPKPIASPKGRVEFDKVWFAYQKDNYVLKDVSFTLEPGESLAIVGATGSGKSTLVNALCRFYDIARGEIRLDGQSIGELDKYELRRQMALVPQDVFLFSGNILDNIRLSNSDKTLDDIQPLTRAVYAHEFIETLPEKYNHDIGEEGKGLSLGQRQLLSFARALAVDPRILILDEATSSVDSETEALLHAAVKEIIRGRTSIIIAHRLTTIKHVDKALVLKDGEIAEYGTRRELLEKKGIFYKLHQIQANTA
- a CDS encoding ABC transporter ATP-binding protein — its product is MKFDNIKFFLPFFLKYRKEFAWGILALLVTDAAGLAIPWLLKEVIDSLPQAAHRDDMIGLALLIALVSVIQAVCRFGWRKFLFGPSRKIERDLLDYLLQHLLKLDKSFYLRFSTGDLMSRATNDLRAVRDFFGLGLLILVDAVVVIVAALILMLMIHPMLTLWVVLPLPIVSFLFFGFIREIGKRHEIVQTHLAKITTLVQENIAGVRTLHSFVQEEQEKKKFNKLNQEYVEKNLNVAKLYGTFSPSYMFTLGIAALISLWVGGKATLAGEMTLGDFVAFNGYLMMLSWPMMGMGYVVNLAQKGRAAMKRVHEIFQAEPKIADSATATAVDPDGDIEFCDASFTYPGAASPALRQIDLLIPKGSVLAITGSVGSGKSSLVKLIPRLYDPQSGSVKVGGHDLNSLSLESLRRWVGFVGQEPFLFSMTIRENIALGRPQATLEEINRAAANAGLAGELERFPDGLETLVGERGVSLSGGQKQRVALARILLVRPEVLILDDALSGLDVETEARVMENIAKEMEGSTLILVSHRLPALRRADQIIYMERGVISEKGDFNTLMANKGRYAETYNNQVLAMEMEIALQ
- a CDS encoding ZIP family metal transporter, with translation MEQASFYLFLLFVFAITMLGGWIPTVKILSKGTFRLVISFCAGVLLGAVFFHMLPEISTVLGDNLGVPIMLGFLMIFLMEKFIMVHPCEEGECDFHKVGLAAYFGIGFHSLLEGIAIGAGEMMNLSLVIFTAVAVHKFPAALALGGMLVKGGEYSKNRILVSMLIFSLATPVGALFAVSILDGLSEYALGVAIGLSAGTFLFISIGDLLPTVYEEHQGGFKNLLCMGMGILLMVLTKDIA